A genomic window from Shewanella vesiculosa includes:
- a CDS encoding M1 family metallopeptidase, which produces MTAKWNVQHDYHSSANTDALCVHHLDLNLVVDFDLQQLIGVARLQFTRTISAVSLVLDCRDLLIQAITDSHANPLSYTMSDVSDILGQKLVIDIGEQVDEVVIDYRTSTNAQGLQWLTPQQTLGKKLPYLFSQSQPINARSWIPLQDTPKARITFNATINVPQGLRAVMSAENIPDMPDDGVFTFCMNKPIPTHLLAIAVGELSFQATGPRSGIYTEPGMLAAAVKEFEDTESMIQIAESILGPYAWGRFDMIILPPSFPFGGMENPMLAFMTPTLIAGDKSLVSTVAHELAHSWTGNLVSNATWRDLWLNEGFTTYFTNRIVEAVYGEEQAELEWVIEYGRLQEEMGSTPLVSQTLPANVQDRDPNLAFNRFTYDKASMFVHELESRLGRAAFDKFLFQYVDYFSFSAITTETFIDYAKQTLLVEHHDKLTLSELNEWVYGQGLPQWFIGPTSSSLDKVELAVEAVIKGTPAIELQVDGWRVHHWQYFLTQLPLVVSQAVLLDLDATFTLTNSLNAEIACDWYRVAIRNHFDPVLPALSGYLCRIGRGKFVRPLFVELQIAGYQQELLDIYAKARPGYHPSLQVQLDKLLII; this is translated from the coding sequence ATACGGATGCTTTATGTGTGCATCATCTTGATCTTAATCTCGTGGTTGATTTTGACTTACAGCAACTTATCGGCGTTGCCCGATTGCAATTTACGCGCACCATATCGGCAGTCTCATTAGTGTTAGATTGCCGAGATTTACTCATACAAGCTATCACCGACAGTCACGCTAATCCGTTGTCGTATACTATGAGTGATGTGAGTGACATACTCGGTCAAAAGCTGGTGATAGATATTGGGGAGCAAGTCGATGAGGTGGTGATTGATTATCGTACATCCACAAACGCTCAAGGGCTTCAATGGCTTACACCGCAACAAACCTTAGGTAAAAAATTACCTTACCTATTTAGCCAATCACAGCCCATCAACGCGCGTAGCTGGATACCTTTGCAAGATACCCCAAAAGCACGAATAACCTTTAATGCAACCATCAATGTGCCCCAGGGTTTACGTGCGGTAATGAGTGCCGAAAATATCCCTGACATGCCAGATGATGGTGTATTTACATTTTGCATGAATAAACCGATCCCGACACATTTACTCGCGATAGCGGTTGGAGAGCTAAGCTTTCAAGCAACAGGTCCCAGAAGTGGTATTTATACTGAACCCGGCATGCTTGCTGCGGCTGTCAAAGAATTTGAAGATACCGAGTCGATGATCCAAATCGCTGAGTCCATATTAGGACCTTATGCTTGGGGCCGCTTTGACATGATTATTTTGCCACCAAGCTTTCCATTTGGTGGCATGGAAAATCCCATGTTAGCGTTTATGACCCCGACATTAATTGCTGGTGATAAAAGTCTTGTTTCAACTGTTGCTCACGAATTAGCTCATTCTTGGACGGGTAATTTAGTCAGTAATGCAACTTGGCGAGATTTATGGCTCAATGAGGGATTTACCACTTATTTTACTAATCGTATTGTAGAAGCGGTTTATGGCGAAGAGCAGGCAGAACTCGAATGGGTTATCGAGTACGGACGTTTGCAAGAGGAAATGGGATCTACTCCCTTAGTCAGTCAAACCTTACCAGCCAATGTGCAAGATCGCGATCCTAATCTGGCATTTAATCGCTTTACCTACGATAAAGCATCGATGTTTGTGCATGAGCTTGAAAGTCGATTAGGCCGAGCTGCATTTGATAAGTTCCTATTTCAATATGTCGATTATTTTTCGTTTAGCGCCATTACCACTGAAACATTTATTGATTATGCCAAGCAAACGCTGTTGGTGGAACATCATGATAAGTTAACGTTATCAGAGCTTAACGAGTGGGTGTATGGACAAGGATTACCTCAATGGTTTATCGGTCCAACCTCAAGCAGTTTAGATAAAGTTGAGTTAGCCGTTGAGGCTGTTATTAAAGGTACTCCAGCAATTGAGTTACAGGTCGATGGGTGGCGAGTTCACCACTGGCAGTATTTCCTCACCCAATTACCTTTAGTGGTAAGCCAAGCGGTATTATTAGATTTAGACGCTACATTTACGTTAACAAATAGCCTGAATGCCGAAATAGCCTGTGATTGGTATCGAGTTGCCATCCGTAATCATTTTGATCCTGTGTTACCTGCATTAAGTGGCTACCTATGCCGTATAGGTCGAGGCAAATTTGTTAGACCCTTGTTTGTTGAGTTACAAATAGCCGGTTATCAACAAGAATTACTCGATATTTATGCAAAAGCGCGCCCTGGCTATCATCCTTCTCTTCAAGTACAGCTAGACAAACTACTGATAATTTGA